In a genomic window of Tamandua tetradactyla isolate mTamTet1 chromosome 17, mTamTet1.pri, whole genome shotgun sequence:
- the POLE4 gene encoding DNA polymerase epsilon subunit 4, with protein sequence MAAAAVAAAGSGSPREEEGPGGEAAASQPPAPTSAPGARLSRLPLARVKALVKADPDVTLAGQEAIFILARAAELFVETIAKDAYCCAQQGKRKTLQRRDLDNAIEAVDEFAFLEGTLD encoded by the exons atggcggcggcggcggtggcggcggctgGGAGCGGGTCGCCCCGGGAGGAGGAGGGGCCTGGTGGGGAGGCGGCGGCTTCACAACCGCCAGCCCCGACGAGCGCGCCTGGGGCCCGTCTCTCGAGGCTACCTCTGGCGCGAGTGAAGGCCTTGGTGAAGGCAGACCCCGACGTGACACTCGCGGGACAGGAGGCCATCTTCATTCTGGCGCGAGCCGCG GAACTGTTTGTGGAGACCATCGCAAAAGATGCCTACTGTTGTGCTCaacaaggaaaaaggaaaacgctCCAGAGGCGAGATCTGG aTAATGCAATAGAAGCCGTAGATGAATTTGCTTTTCTAGAAG